Genomic segment of Vibrio natriegens NBRC 15636 = ATCC 14048 = DSM 759:
TTTTTGGAGCCGTTTATTTTTTGACTACCCAATCACAAAAAAGGGTGGTACAATTCGCGTCCCTTTTAAAGAGGCAGCCCGACCCGTGATGGGTCTAGTTATTAATATTTAGCGGAGCACTAACATGATCCAAATGCAAAGTATGCTGGACGCAGCTGATAACTCAGGCGCACGCAGCGTAATGTGTATTAAGGTTCTGGGTGGCTCTCACCGCCGTTATGCACATATCGGTGACGTCATCAAAGTTACTGTGAAGGAAGCAATTCCTCGCGGTAAAGTAAAAAAAGGTGATGTTCTGAAGGCGGTGGTAGTGCGCACCCGTAAAGGCGTACGTCGTCCTGACGGTTCTGTCATTCGCTTCGACCGAAATGCTTGCGTATTGTTGAACGACAATACAGAGCAACCAATCGGTACACGTATCTTTGGTCCTGTGACACGCGAACTTCGTGGCGATAAGTTCATGAAGATCGTTTCACTGGCTCCAGAAGTTCTGTAAGGAGCACGTAGAAATGGCAGCTAAAATCCGTCGTAACGACGAAGTAATCGTTCTTGCTGGTAAAGACAAAGGCAAGAAAGGTAAAGTAACTAAGGTTCTAGCAACCGGTAAAGTTATCGTTGAAGGTATCAACCTTGTTAAGAAGCACCAAAAGCCGGTTCCGGCTCTAGGTCAACAAGGTGGCATCGTTGAACAAGAAGCAGCAATTGATGCTTCTAACGTTGCAATCTTTAACGCAGCTACTGGTAAAGCTGACCGTATCGGTTTCCGTTTTGAAGATGGTAAGAAAGTTCGTTTCTTTAAGTCTAACGGCGAAACCGTTTCTAACTAATTAGAAGTAATTTGGAGTTCTACTATGGCGAAACTGCATGATTACTACAAGTCGTCTGTAGTCGCTGAACTGACCAAACAGTTTAGCTACACAAGCGTCATGCAAGTCCCTAGAATCGAGAAAATCACCCTAAACATGGGTGTTGGTGAAGCAATCAACGATAAGAAACTGCTAGAAAATGCAGCGTCTGATATGGCAACGATCTCTGGTCAAAAGCCACTTATCACAAAAGCGCGCAAATCTGTTGCAGGTTTCAAAATCCGTGAAGGCTACCCTATCGGTTGTAAAGTAACCTTGCGTGGCGAACGTATGTGGGATTTTCTTGAGCGTTTAATTAACATCGCTCTTCCACGTGTACGTGACTTCCGTGGCGTTAGCGCTAAGTCTTTTGACGGACGCGGTAACTACAGCATGGGCGTTCGCGAGCAAATCATCTTCCCGGAAATCGACTTTGATAAAGTTGATCGAGTACGCGGTCTAGACATCACTATTACGACGTCTGCTGGTACTGATGAGGAAGGCCGTGCTCTGCTGGCTGCCTTTAACTTCCCATTCCGTAAGTAAGGTGAAGGGTTACTGTTATGGCTAAAAATTCAATGAAAGCACGTGAAGCAAAACGTGCAAAGCTAGTAGCTAAGTTCGCTGAAAAGCGTTCAGCGCTAAAAGCTATCATTAGCGATGTAAACGCATCTGAAGAAGATCGTTGGAATGCAGTTCTTAAATTGCAATCTCTTCCACGTGATTCAAGTGCATCACGTCAGCGCAACCGTTGCAACCAAACTGGTCGTCCACACGGTTACCTACGTAAGTTCGGTCTAAGCCGTATTAAGGTTCGTGAAGCTTGCATGAAAGGCGAGATTCCGGGTCTTCGTAAGGCTAGCTGGTAATTGCCACTTAATCATTTGGAGTAAATCATATGAGCATGCAAGATCCGATTTCGGATATGCTGACCCGCGTTCGTAACGGTCAGGCAGCAAACAAAGTTGCTGTAAAAATGCCTTCTTCAAAGCTTAAAGTTGCAATTGCTGCACTACTAAAAGCTGAAGGTTACATCGTTGACTTCGCTGTTGAAGGCGAAGCAAAACCTGAGCTAGAAGTTACACTTAAGTACTTCCAAGCTAAACCAGTAATCGAGCAACTTAAACGTGTTTCTCGTCCAGGTCTACGTGTTTACAAGAAGAAAGATCAACTTCCTTCTGTAATGGGTGGTCTTGGTATTGCTATCGTTTCTACTTCCAAGGGTCTTATGTCAGACCGCGCTGCACGTAAAGCAGGTCTTGGTGGTGAAATCATCTGCTACGTAGCTTAATAAGGAGTAGACTATGTCTCGTGTTGCAAAAGCACCTGTCGCTATTCCAGCTGGCGTAGAGGTGAAACTAAACGGCCAAGAAATCACTGTAAAAGGTGCTAAAGGCGAACTAACTCGCGTTCTTAACGATGCAGTTGTTATCGCTCAGGAAGAAAACAACCTAACTTTCGGTCCTAAAGAAGGTGTTGTTAACGCTTGGGCACAAGCAGGTACTGCTCGTGCACTAGTAAACAACATGGTTGTTGGTGTTACTGAAGGCTTTACTAAGAAGCTAACTCTTAAAGGTGTTGGTTACCGTGCTGCTATCAAAGGCAACGCTGTAGGTCTAACACTAGGCTTCTCACACCCAGTTGAGCACGAGTTGCCAGCGGGTATTAAAGCTGAATGTCCAAGCCAAACTGAAATTGTGATCACTGGTGCTGACAAGCAACTAGTTGGTCAAGTTGCGGCTGACATTCGTTCTTACCGTCAACCTGAGCCTTACAAAGGTAAAGGTGTTCGTTACGCAGATGAAAATGTGCGTACTAAAGAAGCTAAGAAGAAGTAAGGTAACACTATGGATAAGAAAGCATCTCGCATCCGTCGTGCTACACGTGCACGTCGTAAGATTGCAGAACTGGGTGCGACTCGCCTAGTTGTACACCGTACTCCTCGTCACGTGTACGCACAGGTTATCGCGGCTAATGGCTCTGAGGTTATCGCAGCAGCTTCTACTGTAGAAAAAGCGATCCGTGAGCAAGTGAAATACACTGGTAACGTTGATGCAGCTAAAGCAGTAGGTAAAGCTGTTGCAGAGCGCGCTCTTGAAAAAGGCGTAACTGCAG
This window contains:
- the rplN gene encoding 50S ribosomal protein L14, whose translation is MIQMQSMLDAADNSGARSVMCIKVLGGSHRRYAHIGDVIKVTVKEAIPRGKVKKGDVLKAVVVRTRKGVRRPDGSVIRFDRNACVLLNDNTEQPIGTRIFGPVTRELRGDKFMKIVSLAPEVL
- the rplX gene encoding 50S ribosomal protein L24; the encoded protein is MAAKIRRNDEVIVLAGKDKGKKGKVTKVLATGKVIVEGINLVKKHQKPVPALGQQGGIVEQEAAIDASNVAIFNAATGKADRIGFRFEDGKKVRFFKSNGETVSN
- the rplE gene encoding 50S ribosomal protein L5 is translated as MAKLHDYYKSSVVAELTKQFSYTSVMQVPRIEKITLNMGVGEAINDKKLLENAASDMATISGQKPLITKARKSVAGFKIREGYPIGCKVTLRGERMWDFLERLINIALPRVRDFRGVSAKSFDGRGNYSMGVREQIIFPEIDFDKVDRVRGLDITITTSAGTDEEGRALLAAFNFPFRK
- the rpsN gene encoding 30S ribosomal protein S14 encodes the protein MAKNSMKAREAKRAKLVAKFAEKRSALKAIISDVNASEEDRWNAVLKLQSLPRDSSASRQRNRCNQTGRPHGYLRKFGLSRIKVREACMKGEIPGLRKASW
- the rpsH gene encoding 30S ribosomal protein S8, with the translated sequence MSMQDPISDMLTRVRNGQAANKVAVKMPSSKLKVAIAALLKAEGYIVDFAVEGEAKPELEVTLKYFQAKPVIEQLKRVSRPGLRVYKKKDQLPSVMGGLGIAIVSTSKGLMSDRAARKAGLGGEIICYVA
- the rplF gene encoding 50S ribosomal protein L6: MSRVAKAPVAIPAGVEVKLNGQEITVKGAKGELTRVLNDAVVIAQEENNLTFGPKEGVVNAWAQAGTARALVNNMVVGVTEGFTKKLTLKGVGYRAAIKGNAVGLTLGFSHPVEHELPAGIKAECPSQTEIVITGADKQLVGQVAADIRSYRQPEPYKGKGVRYADENVRTKEAKKK
- the rplR gene encoding 50S ribosomal protein L18, which produces MDKKASRIRRATRARRKIAELGATRLVVHRTPRHVYAQVIAANGSEVIAAASTVEKAIREQVKYTGNVDAAKAVGKAVAERALEKGVTAVAFDRSGFQYHGRVAALAESAREAGLKF